TTCGGCGCAACCGCTAATGAATCATCCGTCAAGTTCCGCAGTTAAGCCCAGTCACTACAGCAAAGTCCCCTATTGCATACCTTATTGGCTTTCCCGCAAACCGACACCATAGTTCATACTTCTCCGGGTAACCAGCTGACGGAAAAACAACTGGTGTGCAAACATAACTGAAAAGGTAtaccccccccctcccccaATTAGCATTATCTGCCTGCTAACATCTCCTGATGCGCAACAGATAGTGCTTCTTTGATAACGTGTATCTACCTTAAACTGAAGTAATTATTAATTCTTTTATGTCCGCTTGGTTGTACCCTCTCTGATACAACTGTTCCGACAAACCTAATATGTAACATATCATAGCATGCATTTACCTATGGTTAGTGCCTCAATATAAATCGTACTATGTATATGCATCCAAATTTCCCTTTAGACAAAGATATTGTAATCTCAAGGATATACTATACAATAGCTCTAGTTTTTAGACCGTGTGCGTTTTTGGAAAGACTAACACACAGAGGGAAAATATGTTCTTAGGCTCCAAATGATTCAAACCGCAACCTTGCacttaataataacaaaattctctatatatacctatatatttatatgtttttgttactattatgATCACACTGTAGTTGTTCTGTATGTTGCATTCAGAccattaaaattctaaaactgcAACAACCCGTATTCGTAAATTTCCGTATTTTAAACCAGTTATGTCTTGCCTTATATTCATAAACATGAGATTTTTGATAAAGATTTTAAAGTTCAAATCTAATAATAcatggtttaaattatttttttaaattcattaaaatcTAATGACCATTAGCCCTTTCTTAAATTTTCATATATCCCAAATTTATCCaattatttacaatattaatattaattatttttgtatttttgtgttAATATGGTTGAACAAGATCCCAGACTCATAAATTATAAGAGATTTTACTAATTGATAATAGTACTAATCAAATGATGAaaggaaaggaaaaaaaaaattgtaaattaggcagaaaaaaggaaaactgaGGAAACCAATAAGCAAGATCGACACTTTAAGACACGAGCAAAAGCTCAAACATTCAACTCCAACCAGCAATACGAGAAAGACACGAAGAGCAATTCAAGATTTTGGTTTTATCATAGAAGCTCAATAGTCAATACACATACGGAGTTCGGAACAAAAGGTTCGTCGGAAGTTAGTTCTTCTGTTCTTGTCTGAAAATTCTGGTCAATATTTGCTTTGAATCAAATAGTAAACACTTGTTTTTTTCATGCTTATAAAGCTTTCCTCTTACCTCTTCATTGCCTCTAAGTCTCCTTCTCCCTTTCGAATTTCATcgtttcttttgttgttgtaaCTAATGTTgagtctttctttctttcttttaccAAAGCTTTGGATTTTCAAACTTGATCTCGATTTACTCTTTCTTATTATTAAATTACCTTTGTAGATTTGGCGTTGACAATGTTGGGTCTTTCTTTGCTGGTGCAGTTTTCAGTGAAGACTTCAGAtgattttgattcaaaattgagggctttttttttgtgtgaagtGATGAGATTTGGCTTTGCACTGAAAGGGAAAAGCTTAAATTCAAATCAGTTTGCATCTGGAAAGTGTTattagattgttttttttttttggtctgaaAGGGCAATAGAAGCTGAGAGTGAATAGTCATGCAGCGTTCTCAAGATGAGAGGATTAATCTTGGTGAACTGAAAGGTCATATAGTGAAGAAGATTGGTGTTGAAAGATCCAAAAGGTATTTTTATCACCTAAGTAGGTTTCTGAGCCAGAAGCTGACCAAGAGCGAGTTTGATAAAACATGTTCCAGGCTGTTAGGGAGGGAGAATCTCTCTCTACACAACCGGTTGATACGTTCCATCTTGAGAAACGCAACCGTCTCCTCCAAGTCCCCACTGCCTGCTCATCTGACCACCAAACCTGTGGCAAATGGTCCAGAACAAAGGGAATCTTTAGCTCCTAACCATAGTGACCATGTTTGCTCCAACGGGGTAAGGTCAGGAGTGCGCAAGAGGAAGATGAGAGATAGTCCAGTAGAACAGCCAGCTTGTAGATTAGGTGGTGCTGCTGATGAAATAGACGGTGAGTTTCTTCGTCCCGTTGCGAAACCGAGAATACCACTATGTAAAGAACAAGAGGAGCAGGTGAGGGTAGCTTTATCAGCTAGTCCTCTGGTTGCACCTATAGGGATTCAGTTTTGTTCAGCTGGTGGGTCCCGTAGAAGAAGGGTTCCTGTCTCAACCAGCGCTGACGCAATGAGTAGCTACGAGAGTGGTGGGTTAGCAGAGACAGAGGTGCTGAGGAAAAGGATGGAGAGTATTGCAGTAGCGCAGGGTCTTGAAGGGGTTTCTACGGAGTGCGCTAATACGTTGAATGCTATGTTGGATGTTTATCTGAAGAAGCTGATCAGATCGTGCGTTGATTTGGTCGGAGGTCGGTCCACAGATGGAAGAGGACAAGGCTTATTCAAGAAGCAGCAAAGTCAGAAGAGTGTGCAAATACAAACTCCTGTGAGAAGACAAGATGAGCAGCATTCTGCTGTGACTCTGCTTGATTTTAGGACCGCCATGGAGTTGAATCCACACCAGCTTGGCGAAAACTGGCCAACACTAGTGGAGAGAATCTCCATACAGGTCTTTCGAGAGGAACACTGACTTCTGAGGTGTGAAAGAAATCATCAGTTATGAGTTTAATATGATATCAGAGCAGGTTAGTAGATTTATTATTCGGAAATGCAACTAATTATCCTTCCTAAAGAATCTGTAAAAAGAAAGGTACGTGTTGTTAGTTGTCATGTTGTAAGATTTAGCAATCTCAAAGAGCTTTGTTGTGTATACTACTACTAGTGAGTTTTGGCAAAAGAGATACTGAGAGTAGGGTACAAAGTCAAATCATGTAATAGCTCTTCTGCCATTTTTTCTTAGTCTTTTAGCATTTGTTTAGAATTCATTATCttcaaaaataacaatttttgatatc
The window above is part of the Brassica napus cultivar Da-Ae chromosome C8, Da-Ae, whole genome shotgun sequence genome. Proteins encoded here:
- the LOC106365787 gene encoding uncharacterized protein LOC106365787, translating into MQRSQDERINLGELKGHIVKKIGVERSKRYFYHLSRFLSQKLTKSEFDKTCSRLLGRENLSLHNRLIRSILRNATVSSKSPLPAHLTTKPVANGPEQRESLAPNHSDHVCSNGVRSGVRKRKMRDSPVEQPACRLGGAADEIDGEFLRPVAKPRIPLCKEQEEQVRVALSASPLVAPIGIQFCSAGGSRRRRVPVSTSADAMSSYESGGLAETEVLRKRMESIAVAQGLEGVSTECANTLNAMLDVYLKKLIRSCVDLVGGRSTDGRGQGLFKKQQSQKSVQIQTPVRRQDEQHSAVTLLDFRTAMELNPHQLGENWPTLVERISIQVFREEH